TTGTCAGGCATAGGTCACATGGCCAACTCCATAGCCACTGGGTCTGGACTCAAGAATGACCCCAAAACTACTGTTAGAACCCCTGATGTCACTGCCTCTGGAAATGGAGGATGCCAACACACCTGCCACCAGAGCAGATTCTGTACAGTTCCCATCCCATGATGTCATCAGCTTCTGGATTCAAAGTCCGTGGCAGGAGTATCTGATTGGCAGAGCCCACGTCAGGCGCCCTCTCCCTAGCTGCAAGAGACTCTGGGAACATGAGTGTCTGGCCTTTCTTGCTTTTATAGCAGGAGATAGTTCTGTCTCTTCAAGTAGAGGACTCAAACAGGAGAATGGTCACCAAAAGAATGACAAATGTCCATGCTGTCACCTAAGGACAAGTTATCTCCCTgcacctgtttcctcatccaaaaaataggaataatgatgGCTCCCATGCATGGGAGTTGTAATGGTTAAAGGAGCTGGGGGGAGAAAGGGCCCATCagatgcccagcacacagtaggagcttagTTAAGAGTAAACATCATTATTGTTGATTTGGGTTCCAGTTTAATGTCTCCTACAATCCCAGGGGTCCCCAAACCTTGGCATCTCAGTGACTCGTGTTAACTGTAGGCCGTGAAATGGGATTCCTTTTGTCATATTTTATCAAGTTAACAAGTTTCCTAACTCACAGAGAGGTCTTTGATAGCCGCCCACCCTTCCCACCATCCTTTAGAAGTGAGAACGCCACCTCTGAAAAGGCTGCGGCTTCCCCTCGGGACCCTCTTCCCATTGTCAGGGAAAGGACGTCTTCAAAAAGGTATTTGTGAGCCCTAAACTCGACTGAAATcaactcaacaaatgtttgctttaaacctttttatttttagacattttccTTTAAGCGTTTAACATCTTTTATTGATTCACTGGCCGAGTGAGGCAGCATCTGCTCAGTTAGGGAAGGCACCGTGTTGCAAGATCCCTGTCGCCGGAGAGCAGCTGAGCgtccccgggagcagggaccgcCACCGACTGTGCTTAGTAGCACCTCAACCTGCACATAGGAGCCTGAAAGGGTGTTTACTGAGTTAGCGTCattagttaaaaacaaaacaccaaaaccCTTCGATTCGCCTCCCCCTCATCTCTCCACATCCCCCTCTTTCCTCCATTTACAAGCTTTCATTCAGCAAAAGAACATACACTAGAGGAAAATTCCTCTAATAATTCCAGGAAGATTCCAGCGTGGGCAGAAGAGTCTGGTTTTAGGGCTGAACCATTCcaaacaattttgtttttaaagcagatTATGTTTGGGAAACATATTTCTTTGGGGCTTGAGGCCTTAAAGAAATGGCTTTGCTCTGTCCCACCCTTTGCTCCTTGGCCCTACATGGCAGGGGAACACAGCAGGAGTCCTCAGAGCTTGGATGGGTTTAGAGAGGGTTCATTTGGCTACAGTTGTGGAAGCCCAAAGGAGGCTACCGAAGTGGCTTTACCTCCACTTTTGGTTTGGAAACCAGACCTCTGACCCCTACTCAGACATACGGACAAACCGGCCCTCCTTTTGGTCAGCCCATGATCCCAGTTCTTTGAGCCAGGATAGTAGAGAAGAGTTCGATACAACAAAATGATGGACTCTGGAGTCACAGATACCTGGCTTTGAGTCTTGCCTTTgcaacttactagctgtgtgactttgggcaagtacTTTTCCTCTTTGAGTCTGAAATTCTCATCTGCAAATGGAAAACATAATACCTCCCAGGGTTACTGGGAAAAATAAATCCTATGAGATAACTTAGAAGCATCTTGCAAAGTGCCTGGTATTTGGTGGATATTTAAACACAGCGGGAGAAAGATGTCCAGGTAGGAAGAATTGCCAGTACTTCTCCAGACATATTCAAGTGAGCATATTCATGGTGAGATGACAtgagctgtgtgatcctgggtcAGTCTTCTGACCTCCCTGACTCTCACTTTCCCCTCACATGGGGATTTCTGATCCCCAAAGGGAGAAGCTCCTAGAATTTGAGGTGAAATGTCAGAATGTGTCACTGTCTGTAGCAGACTAAAGATTTATTACCCTGTTTCCAAGATGCCTCCAATTGTAAGATGCacaattgattaaaaaatagctttttgagatggaggggaaaaaaaatgcaactaCATTAATGGACTCATCAATTTGCAGACATATTCTGATTTCAGAATCATTAAAATGTGAACAAATGTGTGTCTTGCAACTGaagaaatattgtaaaaataatgCTGGCTCCCATGTACTAAGCATCTGCTGGGCCAGACACTATCGGAGCCGCTTTCCTAAGTCCTCGACTTGTTATAATAATAACAGATCTGCCATGAGGCAGGTGTTACCATTCTCACTTCCTGGTTAGGGAGCCGAATGTGCAGAGGTCAAGTCCCTTTTCCAAGGCCACGAAACCAGGAGGTAGAGCCTAGAAAGCAGGTCTTCTTAATTCCAAAATGCTTTTCCCTCTCAATGAACGGTTCTCCAGGCTAAGGAGTCAAAGAGATCAGCTCTGTGCAGAGAGATGGTTTGTGAGTGTGGTTCTCTGAATATGTCCTGAATCTCTCCAAGGTGACCAGGAAGGGCATGGGTAACATAAACACAGTTGTAATCTAATCAGTCACCAAACACGGGTCCTCGCAGATAAGGTGTTAACCAGAGAATAAGGATTGCCCAGAATCCAGATAGAAGGGAGCCAAGAAATGAGAATGAGTCAGGGTTAGTCCAgccccagagggagaggaggggtcctaaccagccaccaggctggccccgggcCTCTGGACACTGCAATAAGCTTTTGTGCTGGAGGCCATTATTCCTCAAAGTCACTCTATTCTTTCTACTCTGATGCTTTACTAATGAAGTAGAAACCTTTGAGAAGAACTCAGTCTTTCCCATAACCTTTCTTAAAGAGGGAAAAATGTGCTGCCCATTGTCATGAGCCAGCTGgcagtcatctggtcctggaacaCATTATAAATTATCCAGTTGGTTTTCTGGCTAGTTAGGCCAAGTTAGTTGCCCTGTGCCTGATTATAGGATTGAATATTTTGCTCTGCAAAGCTGTGCATATGGCCCTTACTCTGATATGACCCCACTGGCACACCCTGTTGTGACCCCTGACTCCAGGGctatctctctgtctgtctaGCTATCGTGTTTGGGAGGAGACAGCCAAACCCACATTAGTGGATTCCCAACATAGCTCTACTGCATCAGATGACAAAAGACAGTTCCACAGCTTTTTGGAAGGGTGGCAGCAGGCAGGTGGACGTAGCTGGGGAGCGGCAGGCCAGGATGGGGTTGGGGGTTGCCTGAAGCGTCAGGGATTGCATAAGAGATGCCCCTGTCGACCTGACCGGAAGGAACTCATGGTGAAGCTGCCAGAGGAGAAATGTGCTTCTTGGTCTTGACTGCAGAAGGCTCCTTGGACAGTGGCTGAGATAGCACCAGGGTGGGGTCACCGAGTCTCCACGTGGACGTCAACGGGACTGAAGGTCACAGTTGCAGGGTGCTGGCTGCTGTTGCTGTTTGGGTCCAGGGCAGAAGGGGAGGCTGGCTTGGGGCCCTTGGGCTCCAGCTCCCGCCTGGTCCTCATTTTCCTGTAATGAGATACGCACACACGGCTGAGTCTTCCCCCTTCATGTCCTGGGGAGCAGGCTCTGTGGTTAAGGCTCTGGCGAGGAGACTGATGTAGATCCTCAGCAAATCACGTTGCTTAATTGCCAGCCACAGAACTTTACAACTGGAGGGGAGCTTAGACATCAGCTAGTCTGAccctttcattttttgtttgacCTAGAGTagatatttgattttatttttttcctattaatgaAAGAGTGAAGTGTCAGGTGGCCATATTAAAGATGAAACGAAGATATTACATTTTTCCTGTTCAAAGTTGTAGTGGGAGTTATGTGCCGCTTCATTACCCTTGCTAAGTTTATTGCTAGAAATAATTAGGAACTTTTTACACAGTTGAGAAGAGAATGTACTTAAAACTAAAATCCTATCTTTCATTTCATGTGCCATAAAATTCAATAACTAACAACAACCATTAACGCTAATGTCTACATGAGACTTCATCTCGTTAACCTAtcataatactttttttaaaatgtcaaatccTCAGAAAAGTTGCATGACTAGTATAATTAATACCCGAATACCCTTCATGGAACAATTTACCGATTGTTAACAATTTGCCAcattggcttttttcctctctctttccccatttacacacacacacagtttttttaaaatcatgcacCATCTGTGAGTTAGTCGCAGACATCATGCTACTTCACTCCTAAATACCCCTAAAAACAAGAGCATTCTCCGTGTCACCGTAAGACGATGATCACACTTGGAGTCTCCTCCATTTTAAAGGTGACAAAATTGAGGCACAAGAGGTTAAATGACTCGCCTGCTTTTGACAGACCGGAGACTGAAGCCAGGTCTCTCAATTTGCAGCCCAGCCATCGTGGTAAACAGGGCGGGGTGAGCGAGTCTCCATTCAATTACAGCCTGGAAAAGGGGCTCAGAGCTCCAGCAacgaaggagaggaaggaagtgtAGACATTGGGGTTTGATGCCACTTCCTGGTTTGGGACAGACCCAAATTGTAATACCCCAAAGACGTTTAAGAATAACTtattaaatgttattattattatcacatgTAGTGAtgggaatatttattttctttgacacCAGAGGGACTGGGTTTGACTCTCAACTCTGCCAAGGAGCGCTGTGTAACCTGAGGCATGTtctttaacctttctgtgccgtTTCACACCTATAAGATTGCAGATATAGAAGTCCCCACCTTgtggggttgttgggaggattaaatgagttaacacatggAAGGGGCTTAGAAccatgcctggcatacagtaagagGCCAATATAAGTTAGCTACCTTTATGAATAATGTTAACATTACTATAAAAACAaggcatgggggctggccctgtggcatagtggttaagttcacacattccactttggtggtccagggttcacaggttcagatcctgggtgtggacctagcactgcttgtcaagccatgctgtggcggcatcccgcaCAGagtagaggaacattggcacagatgttaggttagcaacaatcttcctcaagcaaaaagaggaagattggcaacagatgtcagctcagggccaatcttcctcacacacacacacaaaaacaaaacaaaaaaatcccccaaaaaaCCACGATGCATGTTTACttctcctaaaaaataaaaaagcacatCCCCTACCCCTGCAAAAACTAACCAACCAGCTAACCAACTGGTAATCCCATCGTGCAGACACACTGGTTGTTACCTTGCTGTGTGTCATTTGAACCTTCCTTGGGTACGTGTGTGTGTAACCCACGTGTACGATCATAATGTACATGTTATTTTGTAAGCTTTGACAATATATTGGAAACAGCTTTCCTCTTCAATAAACACACTTATAAGATATCTTTTTCTTAATGGTTTCTAAGTCTTCTCTAATATGGTTGTATTTATAGTCTTCTTGTTTTGATTTCTTGCCTGAAGAGAATAACCTTCGAGCAAAGTTGTGACCTAACGATGCTGACACAGAAGGTGATAACACCACATTTATTCTTTATGCGAtcaaactttattattttattccctCTTATTTGGTCCCAGAAAGTGGAGTCCAGGTATGTGCATTCCAGTATTTGTCACCTCAAATATTCATGTGGTCCGCTCAATACAACTAGCAGAGGGCTCTCCAAGAGAAAAGGATTGAAACATTCCTCTATTATCCGTAAATCACATATACTTGTTTACCATAGTGCTCAaggtcattatcattattatatttaaaaactaattctCTGAGTACAAAATCATTTGGTCCCTGTGAAGTTCCTACAGCAGAACGGATGTCAGGAAAGGACCCACAAAGGGTTAGAGCATTTGACGGTGGACTCAGGGATACAGCTGGGCACGTGACAGGCACCCACACGATAGTTCCCTTTCATGCTGACATTACCGAAGGGACCAGACTGTCCAAAACCCAGGGCACCCCGTACCTGTTGTACATCTTCAGCAGGATCAGAACCACggtgaagatgatgatgacaaccACCACAATGGCAGCGACGATGGCTCCGGAACCTATGAGCAGGAGAGGAGTGGAGTTGGCAGGCGTGCAGAATGAGATGCACACTCAGAGACCAAGAAGGGGGCCCCTACTGTGGTACCTGATATCCCCACTGGGTCAAGGGCAGGAGGGGACAATGCAACGTCCTGGGACACTCCCTGCTGATCTGAGGACAGAGTCCCATCTAGAGGGCACAGGGCTTGGAGGCCAGGTCCTCGGCACACCATCTGCCACAGTTCTGCCTTAGGCCAAGTCCTGTTCTCATCAGCCCCAACACAGCTTCAGACTTGTGTTGGGAAACAAGCAGGCAAAACATCCTTCCCTCTTCATGATAATATGAAAGAAATATGTGACTTTTGTAgttaattttgaaaagataaatacaagcaaaaaaagggagggggaggaTAAAGACCTTGCCCCAAGAACCACTGATCATCTACACATATATACAATCACccatgtatatgcatatatgcatattAACTATCGATcttttttgaataatttattaatCCTGTGTCTGAAAATCCATCTTAAGGAAATATtcataaacacagaaaaatatgcACTTGATAAAAATGGAACCATGTTCCATATCCCATTTTATGACAATATCCTAATCATCTCTCCATGTAGTTACACATTTTCCTTTGTGACTTTTGATGGCTATATAGTACTCCATTGTTTGGATGGGCCATAATTTGTTTACCAATTCCCTATTGAggatatttatgttgttttcaattttacacTATTTAAAACAAGGTTATGATGAATGTCTTTATAGCTTAGTATCTTGGATTCTAATTTCTATATCAGCCCCCAGTCCCAATGTCTAACTCTAATTTTAGGTTCAAGATCAACATCCTTGTCAGAattgattttgaaaatatcaacaactATTAAAGGTTCCTACTTTAAACCAATCTATTTGATTCTGGGCAGTTTATCTTAGGGAATAATCCTAAATACAGAAAAATCTGCTTGAATGAAGATGTTTCTTACAACattatttatattctaaataCGGGAATGGTTCAATAAGGTATGGCGCACTTATCCCATGAAATATTATACTATAAACCGATCCGCATATATACACATTACAGTGCAACCATTAAAATATGAGCATACAAACATAATGCTGAGGAAAAGAGTAtgtatggtatgattccattcattgaaagttcaggggccggccccgtggccgagtggttacgttcgtgccctccgctttggtagcccaaGGTTTCgcggattcagatcctgggcatggacatggcaccgctcatcaggccacgctgaggcagcattccacatagcacaaccagaggcactcacaactagaatatacaactatgtacgggggggctttggggagaagaataaaaaaaaaaaagaaaaaaaagattggcaacagacgttagctcagggccaatcttcaaaaaaaaattaaaaaccagaaAGTTCAAAACCAGGTAGAACTAACCTCTGGTggtagaagtcagaatagtggatCCCCTGGGGTGGCAGTTTGGGGGGGGATACTGATTGCAAAGGGCACTGAGAATTCTGGGATACTGGCGGTGGTCTGTTTCCTGATCTGGGGActggttacacaggtgtgttcACTTTGCGAAAATTCATCCAGCTGTGAACTTAGGATTTGTGCACTTTTTTGAATGCACGTAATGCTTTTATAAAaggtctatttaaaaaaaaccccaaaatatgtGCAAATACTCATAGAATGAAAGGCTGGGAGGAAAAAACGGAGGGGGCAGAGAATCCATCATGGAGTAacgtgtttttctttccttccggGGACTCCAGTAATGATACTGTTGGTTCAGGGTTTTTCACAGCCTCGTCTGGATCCCTCCTTGTTGTGGGGACTGTCCTGCAtgttgcaggatgtttagcagcatctccggcctccacccaccagatgccagtagcacttctCCCCCCACGTTGTGATAaccgaaaatgtctccagatatttccaaatgtcccctggtgGTAGGGTTGCGGGATAAAATACAGGATACCCATTTAAGTTAGAATTTATGTCAAGTAACGAATAATTTTTCagtatgtctcaaatattgccctacacgttctttttttttttttttgaggaagatcagccctgagccaacttctgctgctaatcctcctctttttgctgaggaagactggccctgagctaacacctgtgcccaacCCCCTCCACTTTacatatgggatgcctgccacagcatggctcgccaagcagtgccatgtctacaccagggatctgaactggcgaaccccaggccgctgaagcagaacatgtgaacttaaccattgtgccactggggAGGCCCCCTGT
The genomic region above belongs to Equus caballus isolate H_3958 breed thoroughbred chromosome 2, TB-T2T, whole genome shotgun sequence and contains:
- the NCMAP gene encoding noncompact myelin-associated protein isoform X2 yields the protein MTTATPLGGTTFFSLNVTTGGEDFLYKSSGAIVAAIVVVVIIIFTVVLILLKMYNRKMRTRRELEPKGPKPASPSALDPNSNSSQHPATVTFSPVDVHVETR
- the NCMAP gene encoding noncompact myelin-associated protein isoform X1, coding for MVDLGLSAGSMALTEAGFVSQGSPGIEGKTDLSTNYNGFTWIEMTTATPLGGTTFFSLNVTTGGEDFLYKSSGAIVAAIVVVVIIIFTVVLILLKMYNRKMRTRRELEPKGPKPASPSALDPNSNSSQHPATVTFSPVDVHVETR